The Petrocella atlantisensis genome has a window encoding:
- a CDS encoding EAL domain-containing protein has product MREYIPLNDIYSLIYWLSALVFVLIGLYGYALNNRGKENRAFLYLCVTLVVWSLSFAFLSVASKFEVAVIIYRISVLGWGVFYSVLLHYMMIVSENHFLNKRKTYYLMYLPAAINVFFYGIFPKTANDEFQLVLTSSGWFNTTSNSILDYFFYVYYILFTLLTIVVLLKWKKTRDDQRVRVTAYMMIVTILLGIVIGSVTDIILRNVLSESTPLLGVIYAIIPMIAILVAIKRHGLMVPNKVEATSRRIEDVYIEKRYKFLKMLYIILVAGSLIYIAGTYFVYHQSLEDVIFVGTIILCGAIYIRLIPEVFNRDRIWTFNLFILVLIANAGLIVLQQDKSNATAWFLPILLTIMLLLYGSTLLSIASLLPVFIITLFTRSHYTGEVILDNATFLRRSIVLVFIIVLINYINIVYRAILTKNEKYKTARKKLTKVSTQFIAIDAQNIEDKSNKLVEVANELLNTTYGIIVKYRDDSASEKAIDESQKSRLIFLDKVTLIKGLGALEMQHNQGEPVQIYDFETHVREHGAFDGVLQNDDVKSALIVPIIRDYHLLGSLVFGSVKRQQWGREDEEALILLRNILADAWLKIESQNEITKLAYYDGLTGLFNRTMFQIQMEKVLNLSCGLDMKLGVMFLDLDDFKRVNDTLGHESGDILLQVLAKRIQDQLRSVDSICRFGGDEFLIMLPEIHHLDNIYSIAERVMSVFNEDVEIGENKFKVTASMGISVYPEDGLSVDSLIKHADMAMYESKYSGKNKYLVCTDEMKHQVNEKIELTNDLHSALANNELLLMYQPQINVEKDSIYGFEALIRWQHPDRGLISPGVFIPLAEQSGLINSIGEWVLREACTQNARWIKEGYGEHIMAVNISVDQLKDDSFTDLVADILKTTHMTPKFLELEVTESVAIHEKDKVIERLADLRALGIAIAIDDFGTEYSSLSRLKKLPIDRLKLAMEFVRNIDKSEKDQALVKVIIELSRNMNLNLIAEGVETREELDYLLNNGCNEIQGYYYFKPMTVEAIESAMKEGDFSDTKI; this is encoded by the coding sequence ATGAGAGAGTATATACCTTTAAATGACATATACAGTTTAATATACTGGTTATCTGCCTTGGTTTTCGTTTTGATAGGTCTTTATGGGTATGCTTTAAATAACAGAGGAAAAGAGAATAGGGCGTTCCTATATCTTTGTGTTACGCTAGTTGTTTGGTCTTTGAGCTTTGCCTTTTTATCCGTAGCCTCCAAGTTTGAAGTAGCAGTAATTATATATCGTATTAGTGTACTTGGATGGGGTGTTTTTTATAGTGTACTCTTGCATTATATGATGATTGTTTCAGAGAATCACTTTTTGAATAAACGTAAGACATATTATCTCATGTATTTACCTGCTGCTATTAATGTGTTTTTTTATGGCATATTCCCTAAGACCGCCAACGATGAGTTTCAACTGGTCTTAACGAGTTCTGGGTGGTTTAATACCACTTCAAATAGTATTTTGGATTACTTTTTTTACGTATATTATATTCTATTTACATTATTAACCATTGTAGTTTTACTTAAGTGGAAGAAGACAAGAGACGATCAGAGAGTCAGAGTTACAGCGTACATGATGATAGTTACTATACTGTTAGGCATAGTGATTGGTTCAGTTACAGATATTATTCTAAGAAATGTGTTAAGTGAATCGACACCATTATTAGGCGTAATTTATGCAATTATACCGATGATTGCTATACTTGTTGCAATAAAAAGACATGGTCTTATGGTGCCCAACAAAGTTGAGGCAACTTCTAGAAGAATAGAAGACGTTTATATCGAAAAGAGATATAAGTTCTTAAAAATGCTCTATATAATACTTGTTGCCGGGAGCTTGATATACATAGCAGGTACATATTTTGTGTACCATCAGAGTCTTGAAGATGTCATATTTGTGGGAACAATTATTCTTTGTGGTGCCATATATATTCGCCTAATACCGGAAGTCTTCAATCGGGATAGAATCTGGACCTTTAATTTATTTATATTAGTTCTAATTGCCAATGCCGGTCTTATTGTCTTGCAACAGGACAAGTCTAATGCAACCGCTTGGTTTTTACCAATCTTACTCACTATTATGCTGTTGCTATATGGAAGTACACTCTTGAGTATTGCATCACTCTTACCTGTGTTCATCATTACTTTGTTTACAAGAAGTCATTATACTGGTGAAGTGATCTTAGATAACGCAACTTTTTTACGACGTAGTATAGTATTGGTATTCATTATTGTTTTGATAAATTATATAAATATTGTGTACAGAGCTATACTTACAAAAAATGAAAAATACAAAACAGCACGTAAGAAACTTACAAAAGTGTCCACACAATTTATTGCGATTGATGCTCAGAATATTGAAGATAAGTCTAATAAGCTTGTTGAAGTGGCAAATGAACTGCTGAATACTACATATGGAATAATTGTAAAATATCGTGATGATTCAGCATCAGAAAAAGCAATAGATGAATCACAAAAGAGTAGGCTGATTTTTCTAGATAAAGTAACCTTGATAAAGGGTTTAGGGGCCTTGGAGATGCAACACAACCAGGGGGAGCCTGTTCAGATCTATGATTTTGAAACGCATGTTCGAGAACATGGTGCATTTGATGGTGTATTGCAAAATGATGATGTAAAGTCAGCCCTTATTGTACCGATTATAAGAGATTATCATTTGCTGGGCTCTCTTGTGTTTGGTTCAGTGAAGAGACAGCAATGGGGGAGGGAAGATGAAGAGGCTTTAATTCTATTAAGAAATATTCTTGCTGATGCCTGGCTAAAGATTGAATCACAAAACGAAATCACAAAATTGGCATATTATGATGGTTTGACCGGTCTGTTTAATCGTACAATGTTTCAGATTCAAATGGAAAAAGTACTGAATCTTTCCTGTGGATTAGATATGAAGTTAGGTGTCATGTTTTTAGATTTAGATGATTTTAAGCGAGTTAATGACACCTTAGGGCATGAATCCGGTGATATACTGTTACAGGTTTTAGCAAAAAGAATACAAGATCAGTTAAGATCGGTAGACAGTATTTGCCGCTTTGGTGGTGATGAATTTCTGATTATGCTTCCGGAAATTCATCATCTAGACAATATATATTCAATTGCCGAAAGAGTTATGTCAGTCTTTAATGAAGACGTTGAAATAGGTGAGAATAAATTTAAAGTAACCGCCAGTATGGGGATATCAGTTTACCCAGAGGATGGCTTAAGTGTAGATTCACTTATAAAACATGCAGATATGGCTATGTATGAGTCAAAATATTCTGGGAAGAACAAGTATTTAGTGTGTACAGATGAAATGAAACATCAGGTTAATGAAAAAATCGAATTAACAAATGATCTTCATAGTGCCTTAGCTAATAATGAACTCCTATTAATGTATCAACCACAAATTAATGTTGAAAAGGATTCAATATATGGATTTGAGGCATTAATTCGTTGGCAACATCCCGATAGAGGATTAATATCACCAGGTGTATTCATACCATTGGCCGAACAAAGCGGTCTGATAAATTCTATCGGTGAATGGGTACTTAGAGAAGCATGTACACAAAATGCCAGATGGATCAAGGAAGGCTATGGCGAGCATATCATGGCTGTCAATATATCCGTTGATCAGCTAAAAGATGATTCATTCACAGACTTAGTAGCTGATATCCTCAAAACAACACACATGACACCGAAGTTTTTAGAGTTGGAAGTCACAGAAAGTGTCGCTATACATGAAAAGGATAAAGTTATTGAACGACTTGCAGACCTAAGAGCATTGGGTATAGCTATTGCCATTGATGATTTTGGAACGGAATATTCTTCACTTAGCCGATTGAAAAAGTTACCAATTGATCGATTAAAGCTAGCCATGGAGTTCGTTCGAAATATCGATAAATCTGAGAAAGATCAAGCTTTAGTAAAGGTTATCATCGAATTATCTAGAAATATGAATTTGAACTTGATTGCTGAAGGTGTAGAAACTAGAGAAGAACTTGACTATCTTTTGAATAACGGGTGTAATGAGATTCAAGGATATTATTATTTCAAACCGATGACAGTCGAGGCGATAGAGTCAGCTATGAAAGAAGGTGATTTCAGTGATACTAAAATCTGA
- a CDS encoding EAL domain-containing protein, whose protein sequence is MILKSEYFSIGYFLVALIHLFIGIYILNKNKKHHLNKILFFVTLSLAIWSFGFSMENSATSLEKALAWRRVMAVGWGSFFALLVHYIILLTGKENILFNQTRKLLFYSPSIFLILTFSLIPNIAKAQYNLSWTKLGWMNAATGGLMDVIFNLYVVVFSAVALILLIVWRDKKRSREVRKTKVIIVATLTLAVVFGVISDLVLYRSIGLEIPQLGVFFAVIPIIGTVYSINIHGLMIARQHRSYQDDYFLNEKKHQMIFAYTSALIIIIGIVNIGVYFVSAYTLEDVLGVSGLICLAGILVMFISIYVSRLETQDKLYFFINTGLVTYLLIHYSGRLANNFIWALPVLFLLISILFNYKRFIYAISLTSLIYHAHDWAFNQGQIIDITYMDWTLQISFYILIFLSVLLVNNYLNDKLLLNQRYIINHQNLAQLSSDFITIDKNTIEKKTLELLDVANKLLDASCGHAIKYPREGQSFGESIQTSNQCHVEYTTLDTIKYGLGELSDSFFNGEIIQIFDLENHVQQNDNFRCIVDNNRARSMILIPVTRGNDNQGHLMFLSGKRKQWGNEEEESLIILRNILSDAWDKIDSQNNINELAYSDLLTGLSNRKMFQIHMDEILRISKRSNLQLGIMFLDLDDFKYINDTLGHDAGDELLRIIGNRIKENLRLQDIACRFGGDEFLVIIPGVASINELQSIVENIMSTFEVDVNIKNHMLKVAASAGIAVYPEDGNASETLVKHADMAMYKAKALGKNKYVFCNDSMKRETGERTKLLKDLHYALVNDELFLMFQPQVNCDKNLISGFEALVRWQHPQKGMISPGVFIPLAEQSGLIHEIGEWVLINACKQSYTWRKEGFDQHIMAVNLSVEQLKDERIIDKVTRIIGTYHMDPKYLELEVTESVAIHEEDDVIQRLAQFREMGISIAIDDFGTEYSSLSRLKRLPIDRLKLAMEFVRNVDQSEKDQAVAKVIIDLAKNMKFRLIAEGVERKEELDFLMSNGCSEFQGYYFYRPMRVDEINSFEGQEVRL, encoded by the coding sequence GTGATACTAAAATCTGAATACTTTTCTATAGGCTATTTTCTAGTGGCTTTAATCCATTTATTTATTGGTATATACATACTTAATAAAAACAAGAAACACCACCTGAATAAAATCTTGTTCTTTGTTACCCTGTCTCTAGCAATTTGGTCTTTTGGGTTCTCGATGGAGAATTCAGCAACTAGTCTTGAGAAAGCCTTGGCTTGGCGCAGAGTAATGGCTGTTGGATGGGGCAGTTTTTTTGCTTTACTGGTTCACTATATTATTCTTTTAACTGGAAAGGAAAATATATTGTTTAACCAGACTAGGAAATTGTTGTTCTATAGCCCTAGCATTTTCTTGATATTGACCTTTAGCCTAATACCAAATATAGCAAAAGCCCAATATAATTTGAGTTGGACAAAATTAGGTTGGATGAATGCGGCAACTGGTGGATTAATGGATGTCATATTTAATTTATATGTAGTTGTCTTTTCTGCAGTAGCTCTTATCTTATTGATTGTATGGCGTGATAAAAAAAGATCGCGGGAGGTTAGAAAAACAAAGGTTATTATAGTTGCAACCTTAACTTTAGCAGTTGTGTTTGGCGTTATAAGCGATTTGGTTTTATATCGTAGTATTGGTTTGGAGATTCCACAGCTTGGTGTTTTCTTTGCAGTAATACCAATAATTGGAACGGTTTATTCAATCAATATCCATGGTTTAATGATTGCAAGACAACATCGATCCTATCAAGATGACTACTTTCTGAATGAAAAGAAGCATCAAATGATTTTCGCTTATACATCAGCCCTGATAATTATAATAGGTATTGTTAATATAGGCGTATATTTTGTAAGTGCATATACCTTGGAAGACGTTCTTGGTGTTAGTGGATTGATTTGCCTGGCAGGAATTTTGGTGATGTTCATCTCGATTTACGTATCTAGGTTAGAAACACAAGACAAGTTGTACTTTTTCATCAATACTGGTTTAGTAACATATTTATTAATACACTATTCTGGAAGGTTAGCCAATAATTTTATATGGGCATTGCCTGTTTTGTTCTTATTGATATCAATCTTATTCAATTATAAGAGGTTTATATATGCAATCAGTCTAACTAGCTTGATTTATCATGCCCATGATTGGGCTTTTAATCAGGGTCAAATCATTGATATCACGTATATGGATTGGACGCTACAGATATCATTTTATATACTGATATTTCTGTCCGTCTTACTTGTTAATAATTATTTAAATGATAAATTATTACTCAATCAACGTTATATTATCAATCACCAAAACCTTGCACAACTATCTTCTGATTTTATAACTATAGACAAAAATACAATAGAGAAAAAAACATTGGAACTTCTAGATGTTGCTAATAAGCTTCTAGATGCGTCATGTGGGCATGCTATTAAGTATCCGAGAGAAGGACAAAGCTTCGGAGAATCAATACAGACAAGTAATCAGTGTCATGTAGAATATACGACCCTTGATACTATAAAATACGGATTAGGTGAACTAAGTGATTCATTTTTTAATGGTGAAATCATTCAGATATTTGATTTGGAAAACCATGTACAACAAAATGATAATTTTAGATGTATTGTAGATAATAATAGGGCCAGATCCATGATTTTAATACCTGTCACAAGAGGAAATGATAACCAAGGTCACTTGATGTTCTTATCTGGTAAGAGAAAACAGTGGGGCAATGAAGAAGAAGAATCTCTGATAATATTAAGAAATATTTTATCGGATGCTTGGGATAAAATCGACTCACAAAACAATATTAACGAGTTAGCTTATTCAGATTTATTGACTGGTCTCAGTAACAGGAAAATGTTCCAAATTCATATGGATGAAATACTCAGGATATCAAAGCGCTCAAACCTTCAACTAGGTATTATGTTTTTGGATCTAGATGATTTTAAATATATTAATGATACCCTTGGTCATGATGCTGGTGATGAGCTTCTAAGAATTATTGGAAATCGAATCAAAGAAAATCTAAGGTTACAGGATATAGCCTGCCGCTTTGGTGGAGATGAATTTCTAGTGATTATCCCTGGCGTTGCTTCTATAAATGAGCTGCAATCTATTGTTGAGAACATTATGTCGACTTTCGAAGTTGATGTGAATATAAAAAATCATATGCTCAAAGTGGCAGCCAGTGCTGGTATTGCTGTATATCCCGAGGATGGTAATGCAAGTGAAACGTTAGTCAAACATGCAGATATGGCTATGTATAAAGCAAAGGCGCTTGGGAAAAATAAGTATGTCTTCTGCAATGATTCTATGAAGAGAGAAACAGGTGAACGTACTAAGTTGCTGAAAGATTTACATTATGCATTGGTCAATGATGAGTTGTTTTTAATGTTTCAGCCTCAAGTCAATTGTGATAAGAATCTGATAAGTGGCTTTGAAGCTTTAGTACGGTGGCAACACCCTCAAAAGGGGATGATTTCACCAGGTGTGTTTATACCTTTGGCTGAGCAGAGTGGTTTGATTCATGAAATTGGTGAATGGGTTCTGATTAACGCCTGCAAACAAAGTTATACATGGCGCAAGGAAGGGTTTGACCAACATATCATGGCGGTGAACCTATCTGTGGAGCAGTTAAAAGATGAAAGGATTATAGATAAAGTAACTAGGATTATAGGTACTTATCATATGGACCCTAAATACCTAGAACTTGAAGTGACAGAAAGTGTTGCCATACATGAAGAAGATGATGTGATTCAAAGACTGGCTCAATTTAGAGAAATGGGGATTTCTATTGCCATAGATGATTTTGGTACAGAATATTCTTCCTTAAGTCGCCTTAAAAGGTTGCCGATAGACAGACTAAAATTAGCAATGGAGTTTGTTCGGAATGTGGATCAATCAGAAAAAGACCAGGCTGTCGCAAAAGTAATTATAGACCTTGCAAAGAACATGAAATTTAGACTCATTGCGGAAGGTGTTGAGAGAAAAGAAGAACTTGATTTTCTTATGAGTAATGGTTGTTCAGAGTTTCAAGGGTATTATTTCTACAGACCAATGAGGGTTGATGAGATTAATAGTTTTGAGGGACAGGAAGTGAGACTATAA
- a CDS encoding site-specific integrase, whose product MTIKTICELCLQAVTDAGYNESTIFNYQGVIRRFKKFCMKKNVTEYSYDIGEQYANDVISKKTGKFSKNRYHTQGRFIRLIDSYFDTGTFDFSVVKRGKISPKNQQHKIIYEDYQKFLKSIYDNENTIHFYEYGMYCILEFLVNISVYNLCDLEPHMVIRYIKETKQTRQREVLCELRNIFRYLERTDLTSAIAGIHAPRIHKIIPLLTDEECKKLESVITDGKITLRDAAIVIIGLSCGIRACDLINLKLSDIDWNNDIITFRQSKTGNLVCLPLTPTVGNAIARYIVNERPDVESNFLFLRTLAPFTPLSDHASCHAIVSKVFMSAGIDKGSRIWGMHMLRHNAASTIVRNEVPIETIAAILGHSTPDTTDIYITTDVERLKECVLPMANISKEVNP is encoded by the coding sequence ATGACAATTAAAACCATTTGCGAACTTTGTCTTCAAGCAGTAACTGATGCAGGCTATAATGAGTCAACAATCTTCAACTATCAAGGTGTTATAAGGCGATTCAAAAAGTTCTGTATGAAAAAGAATGTGACAGAATACTCATACGATATCGGTGAACAGTATGCCAATGATGTTATCAGCAAGAAAACAGGAAAATTCAGTAAAAACCGATATCATACTCAAGGAAGGTTTATTAGGCTGATAGATTCTTACTTCGACACAGGAACCTTTGATTTTTCAGTAGTTAAACGTGGAAAGATTTCGCCAAAAAACCAACAGCATAAGATTATATACGAAGACTATCAAAAATTCCTTAAATCCATTTATGACAACGAAAATACAATTCATTTCTATGAGTATGGAATGTATTGCATTTTAGAATTTTTAGTCAATATTTCTGTTTATAACTTATGTGATCTTGAGCCACATATGGTCATTAGATATATAAAAGAGACCAAGCAAACCAGGCAGCGTGAAGTTTTATGCGAGCTTAGAAATATCTTTAGATATCTTGAAAGAACAGACTTAACATCTGCTATTGCAGGAATACATGCTCCAAGAATTCATAAAATCATTCCACTTCTTACTGATGAAGAATGTAAAAAACTGGAATCAGTTATTACTGATGGCAAGATAACATTAAGGGATGCCGCTATTGTAATCATAGGCTTATCTTGTGGTATTAGAGCTTGTGACTTGATAAATCTTAAACTGTCAGATATAGATTGGAATAATGACATAATTACATTTAGGCAAAGTAAAACTGGAAATCTTGTTTGCTTGCCTCTTACTCCAACAGTTGGGAATGCAATAGCTAGATATATCGTGAATGAACGACCTGATGTAGAAAGTAACTTTCTCTTTCTAAGAACACTTGCACCATTTACCCCACTTTCTGATCACGCTTCATGTCATGCCATTGTGAGCAAGGTATTTATGAGTGCAGGTATCGATAAAGGTTCACGCATTTGGGGTATGCATATGCTCAGGCATAACGCCGCATCAACTATAGTGAGAAATGAAGTTCCGATAGAGACTATTGCAGCTATACTAGGACATTCAACTCCTGATACAACTGATATATACATAACAACCGACGTTGAAAGACTCAAAGAATGTGTACTTCCAATGGCTAACATCTCTAAGGAGGTGAATCCATGA
- a CDS encoding tyrosine-type recombinase/integrase gives MNEYISKLAPHIIEFIEFKNALGIEYKTSRYYLKQLDIFNYNHKNLSNLDRETVEEWALLHAEKSISGDRSWISPIREFGRYLLSVGYEAYVLDNRFTIQRYRPEVYLMTESEIQSFFMECDHFVLRHKALGRPYVLPALYRFLYCCGARCGEARKLKCEDVYLKEGYVDILQTKAHRDRRLYLSDELKKYLVKYDAAINKCFPEREYFFPGGHGGICSSTAVSANFRKIWIAAGLKRDGKVKSRAYDFRHHFACSNIMRWSAEGKYTCNATIPNENMGHTGIESTYYYIHLIPDFFP, from the coding sequence ATGAACGAGTACATCAGCAAATTAGCACCACATATAATAGAATTTATCGAATTCAAAAATGCATTAGGCATCGAATATAAAACAAGCAGGTATTATCTGAAACAGCTTGACATATTTAACTACAATCATAAAAATCTCAGTAATCTTGACCGTGAAACTGTTGAAGAATGGGCATTGTTACATGCTGAAAAGTCAATATCTGGAGACCGGAGCTGGATATCACCAATAAGAGAATTCGGAAGATACCTTCTGAGTGTTGGATATGAAGCTTATGTACTTGATAACAGGTTTACTATTCAGCGTTATCGTCCTGAAGTATATTTAATGACAGAATCAGAAATACAAAGTTTCTTTATGGAGTGTGATCACTTTGTATTAAGGCACAAAGCCTTGGGACGTCCATATGTCCTTCCTGCATTATACAGATTTCTGTACTGTTGTGGTGCAAGATGCGGCGAAGCACGTAAACTGAAATGCGAAGACGTATACTTAAAGGAAGGGTATGTAGATATCCTTCAAACAAAAGCTCATAGAGACCGCAGATTATACTTATCTGATGAGTTAAAAAAATATTTGGTCAAGTATGATGCTGCTATAAACAAGTGTTTTCCTGAACGAGAGTATTTCTTTCCCGGAGGTCATGGAGGTATATGCTCTTCAACCGCAGTGTCCGCTAATTTTAGAAAAATCTGGATTGCGGCAGGACTCAAAAGGGATGGAAAAGTGAAATCACGTGCCTATGATTTCAGACACCACTTTGCCTGCTCTAATATAATGAGATGGTCGGCAGAAGGAAAATATACATGCAATGCTACCATACCTAATGAAAATATGGGGCATACCGGTATCGAAAGTACCTATTATTATATACATTTAATTCCTGATTTCTTTCCCTGA
- a CDS encoding CPBP family intramembrane glutamic endopeptidase: protein MKIKITIIAYTLCIMVFLYIIEQILHAPYLIKTLIKLPLFLLLPMALYKYDFKIKWSMRLHKSDIPLITLWSLLVFIVIMVTFYLIRPLIGIDDIISDISGRMAVSRNEIIFVGIYTIVVNAFIEELFFRGFIFQGLIKAGWHRLAYVFSSLVFALYHISNFRTWFDMWVMALALLGLFIGGLIFAYFVNRTKSFLASWMIHMSADIAIVWIGLQIFKII from the coding sequence ATGAAGATTAAAATCACAATAATAGCCTATACATTATGTATTATGGTCTTTTTATATATCATTGAACAAATACTTCATGCACCTTATCTTATCAAGACCTTAATCAAATTGCCTCTGTTCTTGCTGCTGCCGATGGCTTTGTATAAATATGATTTTAAGATTAAGTGGTCTATGAGGCTTCATAAGTCGGATATACCTTTGATAACCTTATGGTCGCTGTTGGTGTTTATAGTCATTATGGTCACTTTTTATCTTATTCGGCCTCTGATTGGTATTGATGATATTATTTCTGACATATCGGGACGTATGGCTGTATCAAGGAATGAAATTATATTCGTTGGCATCTATACAATTGTGGTAAACGCTTTTATTGAAGAGTTGTTCTTCAGAGGATTTATTTTTCAAGGGCTGATTAAAGCCGGATGGCACCGTTTGGCTTATGTATTTTCATCGTTGGTATTTGCACTCTATCATATTTCGAATTTTAGAACTTGGTTTGATATGTGGGTGATGGCGCTAGCTCTATTGGGACTGTTTATAGGTGGACTTATTTTTGCTTACTTTGTGAACAGGACCAAAAGTTTTCTTGCCTCATGGATGATTCATATGTCAGCTGACATAGCCATTGTGTGGATTGGGTTACAAATATTTAAGATTATTTAG
- a CDS encoding HD-GYP domain-containing protein: protein MRLVEFSDLKTGMQIADDFYSINGSILAKKGTEISERYIQNLSQYEIPYLYVLDEFSNDLEIQCTITSKTRNEATQNLKKLYLAIQSRNKGLYHKHMQACLESIDKLTEDIISEKIDLYDVFDIKTIENYIYQQPVNVTVISLIIGKCLELSSLEMYRLAVGAFFHDIGNMFIPKEILEKKGKLTDEEYELIKTHTVEGYLFAKDEFNLRMRSYLAILQHHERYDGGGYPTKKAGEDISIYGRIVAIADVFDALSSRRRQREALNPAQAFKMIIEGMGTAFDPKLVRAFADRVSPYPIGFTIKLEDGRECIVTKNFRGKPFNPEARVIKENDKRLETPYIITVGVD from the coding sequence ATGAGATTAGTTGAATTTTCCGATCTTAAAACAGGCATGCAAATTGCCGATGATTTCTATAGCATCAATGGTTCCATATTAGCAAAAAAAGGTACTGAGATATCAGAACGTTATATACAGAACCTATCTCAATATGAAATTCCTTATCTTTATGTACTGGATGAGTTTTCCAATGATCTTGAAATCCAATGCACCATCACATCAAAGACGAGAAATGAGGCCACACAGAATCTTAAGAAGTTGTATTTGGCCATACAAAGTAGAAACAAAGGACTTTATCATAAGCATATGCAAGCTTGTTTAGAGTCTATTGATAAGCTGACTGAAGATATTATTAGTGAAAAGATTGATTTGTATGATGTTTTTGATATCAAGACGATTGAAAACTATATCTACCAACAACCGGTGAATGTAACGGTTATTTCGCTAATTATTGGGAAATGCCTTGAATTATCATCACTTGAGATGTACCGTCTGGCTGTAGGTGCATTTTTTCATGATATAGGTAATATGTTTATACCCAAGGAGATTCTAGAGAAAAAGGGAAAACTCACAGATGAGGAATACGAGTTAATCAAAACCCATACTGTAGAAGGGTATCTTTTTGCAAAGGATGAGTTTAACCTTCGGATGCGTAGCTATTTGGCCATACTACAACATCATGAACGTTATGACGGTGGCGGGTATCCAACCAAAAAAGCTGGTGAAGATATCAGTATCTACGGTAGAATCGTGGCCATTGCGGATGTTTTTGATGCTTTGTCCAGTCGTAGAAGGCAAAGAGAGGCCCTTAATCCGGCACAAGCATTCAAGATGATTATTGAGGGCATGGGTACCGCATTTGATCCTAAGCTGGTTAGAGCTTTTGCCGATAGGGTATCACCTTACCCCATCGGCTTTACGATTAAACTGGAAGATGGAAGAGAATGTATCGTTACCAAGAACTTTAGAGGTAAGCCCTTTAATCCGGAAGCAAGAGTAATAAAAGAGAACGACAAAAGACTTGAGACACCCTATATCATTACAGTAGGTGTTGACTAG